The following are encoded in a window of Methylicorpusculum oleiharenae genomic DNA:
- a CDS encoding DUF2058 domain-containing protein, which yields MKLSLQEQLLKSGLVSSAQAKSVKSDKRKQTQQQRKNNVEVVDEAKELAQKAQAEKLERDRELNQIRQQQEEQKQLAAQIKQIIELNRLPTAGDGLAYNFTDNNKVKRIYVSTEMRDQIAEGRLAIVKLGQSYEVVSSEVARKILSRDAASVIVFNVEKKNADTTDDAYAQYQIPDDLIW from the coding sequence ATGAAACTTTCATTACAAGAACAATTACTTAAATCTGGCTTGGTAAGCTCGGCTCAGGCCAAAAGCGTTAAATCCGATAAACGCAAACAAACCCAGCAGCAGCGTAAAAATAACGTTGAAGTGGTTGATGAGGCTAAAGAGCTGGCTCAAAAAGCCCAAGCCGAAAAGCTGGAGCGCGATCGAGAGCTTAATCAAATACGGCAGCAGCAGGAAGAGCAAAAACAGTTGGCTGCCCAGATCAAACAGATTATTGAATTAAACCGGCTGCCCACAGCGGGTGATGGCTTGGCTTATAATTTTACGGACAATAATAAAGTTAAGCGGATTTATGTCTCAACTGAAATGCGGGATCAGATTGCCGAAGGCCGGCTTGCCATAGTCAAGCTGGGGCAATCTTATGAAGTGGTATCTTCCGAAGTAGCAAGAAAAATACTGTCGCGCGATGCAGCCAGCGTGATCGTTTTTAACGTCGAAAAAAAGAACGCCGATACCACCGATGATGCTTATGCGCAATACCAGATTCCTGATGATTTGATCTGGTAA
- the tnpC gene encoding IS66 family transposase yields MTVNDIDVEATIKTAQQLLAEESQLSPAFRSVLAVLILLVQIMAGRLNLNSRNSSKPPSSNRFGNSGKGDKGDSGKKTGGQPGRIGTTLEKSDNPDVIKPLTVDRSLLPPGDYTVVGFDSRQVFDIDIRRVVIEYQAEILENLQGQRFTAPFPAGVTKAVQYGNGVKAQSVYLSQYQLIPYNRVQEHFQEQLDLPISEGSIFTYNQQAYELLEQFEQKLIAKLRHTRVIHADETGININGKNRWLHCVSSPLWTLYYAHEKRGLEAMASLPLLTRFTGILVHDHWKPYFKLICQHALCNAHHLRELAFAHEEEGQAWAKLMIDLLEDILDEVYSQGGRLTEDQAVQYREQYRALVKQAELECPPPPEPEGKDRNKRGRIKRSKSRNLLERLRDFEQETLRFMTDEEVSFTNNQGENDIRMTKLHQKISGCFRSMEGAKIFCRVRSYLSTCCKNDVSATNALTLLFEGRLPDFIL; encoded by the coding sequence TTGACAGTCAATGACATTGACGTGGAAGCCACGATCAAAACTGCTCAGCAATTGCTTGCCGAGGAATCGCAATTGTCACCGGCTTTTCGTTCGGTATTGGCCGTGCTGATTCTGCTGGTGCAGATCATGGCGGGCCGTTTGAACTTGAACAGCCGTAACAGTAGCAAGCCACCTTCATCCAATCGGTTTGGCAATAGCGGAAAAGGTGATAAAGGGGACTCCGGCAAAAAAACCGGAGGTCAACCGGGGCGCATTGGCACCACGCTGGAAAAGAGTGATAATCCCGATGTGATTAAACCCCTGACGGTCGACCGAAGTCTTTTGCCGCCCGGCGACTATACGGTGGTCGGTTTCGACTCTCGCCAAGTGTTTGATATTGACATTCGACGCGTCGTGATCGAATACCAAGCCGAAATCTTGGAAAATCTGCAGGGGCAACGCTTTACAGCGCCCTTTCCAGCGGGTGTGACTAAAGCCGTTCAGTACGGCAACGGCGTCAAAGCCCAGTCGGTGTATTTGTCGCAGTATCAATTGATTCCCTATAACCGGGTCCAAGAGCATTTTCAGGAGCAACTGGACTTGCCCATCAGCGAAGGATCGATTTTTACCTATAATCAACAGGCCTATGAACTGCTGGAGCAGTTTGAGCAAAAGCTGATCGCCAAACTACGCCATACGCGGGTCATTCATGCCGATGAGACCGGCATCAATATCAATGGCAAAAACCGCTGGTTACACTGCGTGTCCAGTCCGCTGTGGACGCTGTATTATGCGCATGAAAAACGCGGACTGGAAGCCATGGCAAGCTTACCCCTGTTAACACGGTTTACCGGTATCCTGGTTCACGACCATTGGAAACCGTATTTCAAACTCATTTGTCAGCATGCCTTATGCAATGCCCATCACTTACGGGAATTGGCTTTTGCCCATGAAGAAGAGGGGCAGGCCTGGGCAAAATTGATGATTGATCTATTAGAAGACATTCTGGATGAGGTTTATTCACAGGGCGGGAGGTTAACTGAAGATCAAGCCGTTCAGTACCGCGAACAATACCGGGCACTAGTGAAGCAGGCGGAGTTGGAATGCCCGCCACCGCCAGAGCCGGAAGGAAAAGACCGCAACAAGAGGGGCCGCATCAAACGGAGCAAATCCCGAAATTTACTGGAACGATTGCGCGATTTTGAGCAAGAAACGCTACGCTTCATGACCGACGAGGAGGTATCCTTTACCAATAATCAGGGGGAAAATGATATTCGCATGACTAAGTTGCATCAGAAAATTTCCGGTTGCTTCCGATCTATGGAAGGGGCGAAAATCTTTTGCCGTGTGCGGAGTTATTTATCGACTTGCTGTAAAAACGATGTCTCTGCCACCAATGCACTGACTCTGCTTTTTGAAGGCAGATTACCGGACTTTATTCTTTAA